From a single Plasmodium yoelii strain 17X genome assembly, chromosome: 9 genomic region:
- a CDS encoding oxysterol-binding protein, putative: MLGGKYLNLKLFSEKKDALTSISSENNIQKNNKTDFENMETNDNTNQDQRKLYSRDKRIIHEGWLNKWTNIIGNYRPRYFVLENGILRYSIDKYLPTKETFVLSHCKIRVCPGDPLHFEIDTIEQGILYLKANFPEDKHKWYISFKRAQLNYSQGNYTHNKKQNYIHLNNLNGSTNSEFLKNIIKNTNEYMKKQSISYILKNNEYTNSSNLTLHNEEVKKTHSTTTILGTINKEVINDTISGKNNKNDVNFCDNQNEIKEQLIQERGSNLYTPNYEIQEIKIDKEKEHIGGKIKNKMKNKIKNIEELFINSTDFEDKNPTLCLMENIVTLREIIRDLIEYSEYDKAKLILNKIKSENNFKMNNDDIPILLYKLYSSIEYIDIVVEKYINCSEFLLKEENMQSKVMNKSLKLLAKENYFLEKSKDIQKNINNSKEKEDKKKNQTLFFENNQETEDEIEQNDDSDLFFDCDDDDSYNGEENGIINTYTQTTICKNDNSNSNDNDMVDSSVSLENTNVESIDIEDSQIGKKIKNGKENEDNDKKNETICYDNNKSINRIEIEKEIPIQEDNNKNKDKFESKNEECYSIDRCENTKMENCISSSDDENDDRNMLINMCNRKNKKSLNFRNIDIYTDKSIKRRTKLPSPRTDIKISMWSLLKDCIGKDLSRIGMPIYLNEPSSFLQRLAEDFQYIYLLKHASNQIESTSRLAFVTAFTISPYASVIGRTFKPFNPLLGETYELTHRNFYFLSEQVVHHPPITAYHCHNEYMENFASIIVNVQILGKSVEVITPGYSHLLLKLKKKKKSSPTSSVADNKTVDKTIDKTSEKKTNQHINMDNKKNNNYYYGNKKIDSEIIRKKESSNGLFPVDIEKNENEDENEDENEDENEDENENEDENEDEDENEDEDENTAKFNTPNNNKEVVKESNEYVEEDGTEHYTYQRANMIIHNIIFGKIWVELYGNILIRNHNNGDFSIVSYLKKGWFDNEIHKIRGIVCDRFKNVIFYIYGKWSQEIYIAYVKNLKKMNYDTYFFNEDGTENSNYFNRNNLNEFINNFDWKFYEDNINNLHSICVWKAQTKPKNNELYYGFNNMTMELNEISPEYDRSKGASIACTDSRFRPDQRNYENGNIEIAMDEKHRLENKQRMNAKKFTKNNPYKPKWFTKNKDPIYKDKEIYLFNNTYWETKKNRKFTDTPDIF; this comes from the coding sequence ATGTTGGGTGGTAAATATTTAAACTTAAAGCTTTTCAGCGAAAAAAAAGACGCCTTAACAAGTATATCttctgaaaataatatacaaaaaaacaataagACAGATTTTGAGAATATGGAAACTAATGATAACACAAATCAAGATCAAAGAAAACTATATAGTAGAGATAAAAGAATTATACATGAAGGGTGGCTAAATAAATGGACCAATATAATAGGGAATTATAGGCCTAGATATTTTGTTTTAGAAAATGGAATTTTAAGATATTCAATCGATAAATATTTACCAACAAAAGAAACTTTTGTTTTATCTCATTGCAAAATAAGGGTATGTCCTGGTGATCCTTTACATTTTGAGATCGACACAATTGAACAaggaatattatatttaaaagcTAATTTTCCAGAAGATAAACATAAATGGtatatatcttttaaaaGGGCCCAACTTAATTATTCACAAGGAAATTATACACACAATAAAAAACAGAATTATATTCAtcttaataatttaaatggtTCAACAAATTctgaatttttaaaaaatataattaaaaatactaatgaatatatgaaaaaacaatcaataagttatattttgaaaaataatgaatatacaaATTCTTCCAATTTAACATTACACAATGAGGAGGTAAAGAAAACACACTCTACTACAACTATTTTAGGaacaattaataaagaaGTTATAAATGATACTATTAGTGGTAAAAACAATAAGAATGATGTTAATTTTTGTGACAatcaaaatgaaataaaagaacAATTAATTCAAGAACGTGGTTCTAATCTCTACACACCTAACTATGAAATacaagaaataaaaatagataaagaaaaagaacATATTGgaggaaaaataaaaaataaaatgaaaaataaaataaaaaatattgaagaaTTGTTTATAAATTCAACCGATTTTGAAGATAAAAATCCAACACTTTGTCTTATGGAAAATATTGTTACTTTAAGAGAAATAATTAGAGATTTAATAGAATATTCAGAATATGATAAAgctaaattaattttaaataaaataaaatcagaaaataattttaaaatgaataatGATGACATacctattttattatataaactATATTCTTCAATTGAATATATTGATATTgttgttgaaaaatatattaactgttcagaatttttattaaaagaagaaaatatgcAATCAAAAGTTATGAACAAgtcattaaaattattggctaaagaaaattattttcttgaaaaatcaaaagatattcaaaaaaatattaacaattcaaaagaaaaagaagacaaaaaaaaaaatcaaacattattttttgaaaataatcaAGAAACTGAAGATGAGATAGAACAAAATGATGATAGTGATTTATTCTTTGATTGTGATGATGACGATTCTTACAATGGTGAAGAAAATGGAATTATAAACACGTATACACAAACAACTATTTGTAAGAACGATAATAGCAATagtaatgataatgatatgGTTGATAGTAGCGTTAGTTTAGAAAACACAAATGTGGAAAGCATAGATATTGAAGACAGCCAAATtggtaaaaaaattaaaaacggCAAAGAAAATGAggataatgataaaaaaaacgaaacAATATGTTATGATAACAACAAATCAATTAATAGGATAGAAATCGAAAAAGAAATACCAATTCAAGAggataataacaaaaataaagataaatttgaatcaaaaaatgaagaatgtTATTCAATCGATAGATGTGAAAATACCAAAATGGAAAATTGTATAAGTAGTAGTGATGATGAGAATGACGATAGAAATATGCTAATAAATATGTGCAAtcgaaaaaataagaaatcACTAAATTTTAggaatatagatatatatacagATAAAAGTATTAAGAGACGAACAAAATTACCTAGCCCAAGAacagatataaaaataagtatGTGGTCTTTATTAAAAGATTGTATTGGAAAAGATTTATCACGTATTGGAATGccaatttatttaaatgaacCGTCATCATTCCTTCAAAGATTAGCTGAAGATttccaatatatatatttattaaagcaTGCATCTAATCAAATAGAAAGTACTAGTAGATTAGCATTTGTAACAGCATTTACAATATCTCCATATGCTTCAGTAATTGGTCGAACATTTAAACCTTTTAATCCATTATTAGGAGAAACATATGAATTAACACACagaaatttttattttttatctgaGCAAGTAGTTCATCACCCTCCTATTACTGCATATCATTGTCATAATGAATATATGGAAAATTTTGCTAGCATTATAGTAAATGTACAAATATTGGGAAAATCTGTTGAAGTGATTACACCTGGATATAGTCatcttttattaaaattaaaaaaaaaaaaaaaatcttcTCCAACTTCTAGCGTAGCTGATAATAAAACTGTAGATAAAACTATAGATAAAActagtgaaaaaaaaacaaaccaACATATTAACatggataataaaaaaaataataattattattatggaaataaaaaaatagactCGGAAATTATTAGGAAAAAGGAATCGTCAAACGGTTTATTTCCTGTAGACatcgaaaaaaatgaaaatgaagatgaGAATGAAGATGAGAATGAAGATGAGAATGAAGATGAGAATGAGAATGAAGATGAGAATGAAGATGAagatgaaaatgaagatgaaGATGAGAACACGGCCAAGTTTAACACTCCTAATAACAATAAAGAGGTGGTAAAGGAAAGTAATGAATATGTTGAAGAAGATGGAACCGAACATTATACTTATCAACGAGCTAATATgattatacataatataatattcgGAAAAATATGGGTAGAATTGtatggaaatatattaataagaaATCATAATAATGGTGATTTTTCTATTGTTagctatttaaaaaaaggatGGTTTGATAATGAAATACATAAAATAAGAGGAATAGTATGTGATAgatttaaaaatgtaatattttatatttatggaAAATGGTCacaagaaatatatattgcttatgtaaaaaatttaaaaaaaatgaattatgatacatatttttttaatgaagATGGAACagaaaattcaaattattttaatagaaacaatttaaatgaatttattaataattttgattggaaattttatgaagataatataaataatttacattCTATATGTGTTTGGAAAGCACAAACAAAaccaaaaaataatgaactTTATTATGGTTTTAATAATATGACTATGGAATTAAATGAAATTTCACCTGAATATGACAGGTCAAAAGGAGCTTCAATAGCTTGTACTGATAGCCGATTTAGACCTGACCAaagaaattatgaaaatggaaatatCGAAATTGCTATGGATGAAAAACATCGattagaaaataaacaaagaatgaatgcaaaaaaatttacaaaaaataatccATATAAGCCTAAATGGTTTACCAAAAACAAAGACCCTATTTATAAAGACAAAGAAATATATctatttaataatacatattggGAAACTAAGAAAAATCGAAAATTTACCGATACACCTGATATATTCTAG